The genome window tacagaatGATCCCTCTTCCGGTCTAAGTATTGatgatattgtattgatattgttgCTTTTCGCAGATGATATGGCCATTATCGGTAAATCGCCCAAGGAAGTACATAAAAACTTGGATCTTTTATCAAATTACTGTAAATGCTGGGGATTAAAGGTTAACActaataaaactaaaattatggtGTTTCGCAAGCGGGGTAATTTATTACCATCTGAAACATGGACGTTTGAAGGTCAGAAAATAGAagtagtaaatgattttaattatttgggaaCTTTAAGTGTACCCTTTCCAATTCAATTGTCTTTGTTTTACCCCATATCTCACAAGCGTAATTCAGTATGGatccaacaaaagcatcaaatagCTGACATTGTGTTTTAGGTTTTAAGTCAAATtctttacatttgttaaataatatattcatagCTTTAAGTGCTTTTCCACATACATATTCTTGATTTAGTTGAAAATTTCCAGTTTATTTAAAAACCAATTGAGGCAGAGCTAGCTAACCCGACTATCTTAGTGAGTACACCAGCTTCAGAACATCTTGTACTCCAGAATAAACATGTCCCAGCAGCATAGGGGAATACATGACAAAGGGTGAAGTAATATGTAAGGACTGACAGACATGTTAGAAGTATTATGCAGATTTCAAGTACTTTGGATAAAGTGACTCCCAAAATTGTACTGTTGCAACACTAGAGTCCCCAATACTAAATTTGCACATTGTACTGTTGTGTCTTGGAGTCTACTATACTCAATTTTGGCACTGTACTGTTGCAACACTAGAGTCCACAATATTCAGTTTGTGCACTGTACTGTTGCAATACTGGAGTCCACCAAGTTCAGTTTACACCCTGTACTGTTTCAACATTGTAGTCCAACATGATCAATTTACACACTGTATCGTTACAACACTGGGGTCAAACATAATCAGTTTGCACACTGTGCTGTTGAAACACTCGAGTACATCAAACTAAATTTGCACACTGTACTGATGCGACATAATCAGTTTACAAACCTTCAATGCCGAAACATTCAGTTCACCTGTACTAAGAAGTTCTATTTTCcataaaataattgaaattgaTCCATTAAACCTGTTAAGTCGCAAATACAGATAAAGATTTTGGGGAAACATAgtttacacaatttaaaaattataaactaAACAGTAtacataaaacaagagggccaagatggccctagttcacttACCTGAGAGGAGTCTGTTCACTAATTCTTTGTCAAAAATATGACCTAGTGATCAAGTGTTTGAACCAGATGAGGCAGATTCGATTATTACTTTGATTTGCATCATAAACATCATTCTCTTAAAatcccccccccctggcagccatgttttcaacggaCTAGAACCGCTTTCGAATCTAACTcttgtatctaggaaacaaatgttctgaccaaagtaaatgaagattggaccaacaatgtgatttctagagtgttcacatgttttcactacatacatatagacAAAACTGACACGCCTCCTAgtggccatattttttcaccaatcaggaccattttcaaactcgtctgagatatcaataaaaccaatgttttgactaagtttcataaagatttggcaATTTATTggacttcttgactgttcacaagccttttttactatataaatataaggaaaactgccccgtccccctggcagccatgtttttcaacagaccggaaccattttcaaactaaactcGTGATCCTAGGaaacaaaatgttctgaccaaatttcatgaagattggacccaAAATGTGACTACTAaagtattcacatgttttcaatataaacataaagagaaaactgccccgccccctggtggccatgttttttcaccgatctggaccattttcgaacttgtcagagatatcaataaaaccaatgttttgattaagtgtcatgatgattgggcaaaaattctgacttatagagtgtttacaaggtttctctatagcctaataaggaaaactgtcccgcccactggcggtcatgtttttcaatggaccggaaccacttttgaactcaaccaacatatcatttagacagaatggcggacaaaaaccctcccggataaaaaccctcccgtcagttttataggggccggacaAAAACACTCCCATGGAAAAACAGGgtcggacgaaaaccctcccatgaaagaacgggaccggacaaaaaccttCCCGCTAGatctgagccacgaattcaagtaccaaggattatttataaatttttaatgggtcatttccgaatgtcatttccgacatttgtcttttgttgtcggttttccgagatatttattttttgtaatagttacttcacttcagtaggtaacaTTACACCATctattgactaattaaaatatttccgaattgaaatgttgttattttacacccatttgacatcaattatatatgtttgaattaaGATTTTCATGATTACTTAGTATAATAAGAACTACGATGTTCATGATTACTTAGTTTGAATAACAAGTAGGGtgtttatatacaatatataaaatatcaaattttgcGCCATCCAGTGCATAAAGAAAGCACTAAAgtcgtgtttctttttttattcatcatcgaaaaaataacagaggcggacacaggcttcccaagacattctttatttcgtttATTCAGATAACAAGTATTATTAAGTCTAGACAGTATAATGTTACATATATTGACAAATAAGCATAATTAATTGATAAACAAACCAACATAGTAGACAATTGAgaatacaaacaaacacaattgcatTAATCTTACACAGTTCACATACACTCCTAAACGTGAATACGAATGCAGTGCCCTACAGCAGCCAAGAAGTCCTGTACCGCCTTGCTTTCCGACGCTACCTCCTCACATAGGCGTTGCATCTTTTTCTGGAGAAGAAGGGTCCCCTTCCGGACTCGCTTTGCTACCGGCTCCCCGTGTTCGTACTGGTACACCTCAGTTTCGGCCATGGCGTTGTCCTTTTGCAAACATGTGATGACGTTCTACAATGAGGGTTTTGCGTGGTCGACGAGATTCTTGAAACTGTTGTTCCAACTTGTGCACGGGTTATTTGTCCGTGCTTCACCAAGTTTTGTTGCCTCATGTACGTTCCATACATCAGGCCGGAAGCGCGGTGGGGTGCGCCTGAAGCGGAGGCGACCATCCATCATGACACTCCTGAACGCCCCGTTGACGTAGTTGGCGTCTAAGTAATCTAGTATACTGTCTATGCCATCTGGTGCCAATTCCCGAAGAAGGCTCATGCCGTCAGCCGCCAGATGCACCGGGAGAAACGCCAGACCATCCAGCATCCCGCAGAAGTGCCGCACCTCTTCTTCGTCTCTGTATCAAGTCTGCAGATCCTCGCTCTGGACGCGACGCCACGTTGCCTGAGTCAGGTGATAAAAACATCCCTGTATACATGTGTGGGAGCTAAGCGATGTCCGCACTGCGTTGTGTATGGCTTGCTCATAGTCACATACCACCACCCGGACGTTTGGTCGAATGTCTCTCTGTAGGCAGGTGTCGAGCACCGCCGTGAATACTTCCTTGTACAACTCTTGCTGCTTTCCTGTGAGGAAGGCATAGGCTGCGCTGACGTTACCATCACCCAGTGGCACGCAAATGCAGACCAGTTGAGCGAACTGTTTCGGTGCTGTTGAATGAGTTCCATAGCAATACCAAGTCTCTGCCATTCCTAGCAGTCGCAGACCGGTGTCGCTCGCAAAGACCAGCAACCGTGCATCGGTAGATGCATTGTCATACACCAGGAAGGACTTGTCCCCTTCTGGCTGCGCTGTGGTGTACTGCGGCGGCATAGGACGAGGGATGCCGACAGAACCAGCTGGCTCTACTGGTACCACGCCACGTTTCTTCCTCCGGATGGCCCGCTTCAGACTCTCCGTCTTGCGGATAGCTGCTCGGACCTCAACCGGACGAGTGATAAGTTTGTTGGCGATTATCTGCCCCTGTTGCCCTCTGTTGGCGGTGGCAGTTGACAGATATCCTCACGCAGCTTCATCGCTTCGACGTGGAACTGGTCTCCCTCATGGTTGTGACTTGTGGTTGAGTTGATTGTCGTCATATTGATGTCCGTGACTACAGCGCCTTTACAAGACTTTGCCGCGCGTTGAGAACATTCCCAGCGTATAGTCGACTTTGACGTTTTCTTCTTAGTGTAGACGAAGCCATTGTGCGCGAGTCTTTTCTTTCCAGCTGAAGTGGTGATGATTTCCATTTTAGAAGAGTGCCTTTACAcaaaaaaattgctttttatatgttgcagattcacagtatgatattttgaGCAAATGTTGTCAGCATTAAGTGAATTTTTCgaattaatgaatgcaacattgtgtGAAGTAAATACATTTGTCGATATttaattgcttttttttattgattctgtgATTCAACTAATAAAAAACTAAaagtagttgcagattcacagtttgctattttgagttaattttgcggattaatgaatgcaacactgtgagaagcaattacatttgtcggtgtttaattgtTTTCACGGGATGGCTTTGTCCGCAggtgcagattcacagtttgaaTTTTTTATCTATATTATTGTATTCCATTAACTAGTTCATTGTCatgattagctgattagtggGCCTCAATAACCGTTAGCGACTATTGGTAATGCTGTATGTGCTATTGATCTTTTGAATCATTGACAGATTTGACAGTATAAATATTGTatgcaaaaatgcaattgaaaacgctTCAGTCAAAGATAATTTAAATAAGTTATTCAGGCAATTTAGTTACATGCAAACGCATTGTAAGTTGTTAAGggaatttcactttcattttcgcaaggTTTTCAGAAAGTTCAcagaaagcacgttttttgcatgaatgcGCGTATGACGCCATTTAGCGTTTctctgtatcgtattgcattcaatttaaattcacttgtctataaatggcctcatttaCAGTTAATcgatacacattttcttctttTCAGATAAATGAATGTAACACTGtgtgaaacaattacatttgtcggtgtttactTGCTTTCACTGGAGGGTTTTTGACcgcccccgttttttcatgggagggttttcgtccggcctcgttttttcatgggagggtttttgtccgccccctttgaaaatgacgggagggtttttatccgggaggggttttgtccgtattccatttagacaaacattttgacaaagttacatgaagattgggcatgaaatgtgacttctacagtgtttacaaggtttttctttttttgacctagtgagcttatttttaacccagcatgacccagtttcaaacttgatccagttataattgggacaaatcttctgaccaagtttcatgaagatgggacaagaaatgtggcctctagtgtgtttacaaggtttctctttagcaaaatacggaaaactgccccgcccactggcggccatgtttttcaacggaccagaaccacttttgaactcaacaaacatatcatttacacaaacattttgacaaaattacatgaagattaggcatgaaatgtgacttctacagtgtttacaaggtttatcctttgtttgacctagtgatctagtttttgacccagtttccaactcgatcgagatatcattggaacacatcttctgaccaagtttcatgaagatcggacaagaaatgtggcctctcgagtgtttgctaaccaaatgtggacgacagacagacgatggacaaagaccgatcacaaaagctcacctgagcaatcaggtgagctaaaaattaagttTGTAGCAATGAATATTATGTCAACAGTCCACCCAATTTTACTTGGGAATAAAGTAAAAGCATATTAATCGCTTACTCATTTATGCTCAAATTTCATAAATGTAAGTCCTAAAGTGTAAATGTTTTGTACTTACGATCCAATACGGTCCCTGACCATCTTGTACATGTGTGAGAGATGTGGTGTGAGGTAGGTGACAAGGCGGTCATGAATGTCCCCCACCCTTCACTCTTGTTGTAACAGGGCGTTCTGTAGCATGCACAGACGACTGAAATTGGAACGGTTACATAAGCAGGGATGTAAAACCCATGTAGTGTCAACCTTACACATTTCTACAAATCATAACTGCTTAAACCAAACATCAATGATTATTCCAACAAAACTCTAATTTGTATAAGGATCACTGTATTGAAGAATCATGAACTTGCATTTGCATAAGAATCTATAAGTCACGTAATTGTGAACAGGCTAAAACAGCAGCCGATAAGACaggttataaataaatgtaagcgCTTCATAAAGAACACATAATTCCAATTAATAAAACTTCACAACTCAAAAACATTTTAGCTTCCATTTAGTGGCACAGTTAACacttcccccataagaagcaaagtgaaaacaacttttgcaaccagcataaaaccagaacagcctgtgagtaaatcgcagtctgttcaggttttgtgctgtttgctgctcatcagtatctacgggttggaaatgaagcctaaaaaacttgaatgtagtaagaaacatcttaattaaaatagaactttctaagggactacaaatgcgtgaaaaatacgtatctaagtggtaaagggttaaaagaaatTAAACTCTCACACGACAGAAATATCTCTTTACCTTGCGTCACTGAAGGATCCTCCCTCCCCATTGAGAGGGTTATCAAGGAGAAGTTCATAGAACCAGTACAGCTTGCGGGGATCTCTACTCTCCTGTAACACATGTGCAGGGGTCATCATTGGGAAATGTGGATGTAGGGTGCTGCACAAACTTATAAATTACAGTCCAACATCAAGTCAATGTCAACATTATAAAATTACAGTCTAAAAAAATTAAGACAATTTAAAACTTATAAATTACAGTCCAAAATTAAGTCAATGTCAAACTTATAAATTTCAGTCCAAAATTAAGTCAAAGTCaaacttataaataaatttacaGTCCAAAATTAAGTCAATGTCAACTAAAAAATTACAGTCCAAAATTTAGTCAAGGTAAAAGTTATAAATTACAGTCCAAAGTTAAGTCcatgtcaaggtcaaacttatATATTACATGCCCAAATTAAgtctatgtttatgttataaattaCAGTCCCAAATAAAGTCATATCAAACTTATAAATTACAGGCCAAAATGAAGTCAATGACAAACTTATAAATTAAAGTCAGAAATGGAATCAATGTAAAAGTCAAACTTTTAATTTACGGTCCAAAATGAAGTCAATGTCAAGTTAAAAATGAAGTCAAAACTAATTAgttactagagctttgtcacagacgtgacgaatacccccacatgccgcattgacacaatattttgcatgttgtcttcacaaaaaaacagcggataccatgctcaatgttttgaaaacgcactaagtaacccgtgacctagtttttgacctggcatggcccatgtttaaacttgacctacacattatctagacacaacttctaaccaagtgtgttgaagatcagatgaaaactacttgaattagagagcggccaccatgctcaatgtttaaaatgcactaagtgaccccgtgaactagtttttgacctaccatgacccatgttcgaacttgacctaggcatcatctagatacaacttctgaccaagtttggtgaagatcggataaaaactaattgaattagagagcggacaccatgatgaatgtgtaaaacgcactaagttaacccatgacctagtttttggcccagcatggcccatgttcaaacttggcctagagatcatctagatacaacttctgaccaagtttggtgaagctctgatgaaaactacttgaattagagagcggacaccatgttcaatgtttaaaacgcactaagtgaccccgtgacctagtttttgacaggGCATGATCCATATgctaacttgacctagacatcatcaagatacaacatctgaccaagtttggtaaagatcggaggaaaacaacttgaattagagagcggacaattaatacggaccgaccgacagacagacagaccaacagaccgaccgacagacaagttcactcctatatacccccctaaacttcgtttgtgggggtataattaatatTGAGACTCATTTAACGGTCAATGTGTGTTTACTAAGAATTTAAAGGGTCCTCTTCACGTTTttgtaattgacaaaattaaacaagagggcctgaaaggcccaaagtcgctcaccagagataacaagatattattgggacaaatcttctgaccaagtttcatgaagatcagaaaataaatgtggcctctagtgttaacaaggttttactatagccaaataaggaaaatgccccgccccctggcagccatgtttttcaatcaaccggcatcattttttaactcgtccaagatattatcaggatgaatcttctgaccaagtttcatgaagatcggacagtaaatgcggcctctagagtgttaacaagattttactatagtcatgtaaggaaaaatgtcaACCCAAAATTTGAACCTTTTTAATTAGTTAAAGTCCAATTGTAGGTCAATGACATGGGGTCAGGTGACTTGGGTGTGTTAAGAGTGTCCAAAGAAAACATCTATGTAGGTATCGAAGATTTGTGCAAAGcattattgatgttataaaaaaCGTGCAACTTGAGTAAACCTTGTACAGACAGACAGTAGTACAAACAAACAAGGGAATCCATTTATGCCTCCAAGCATCAATAGAAATGTGAGGGGGGGAGAGAGGGCaaaaaaacaagagtgccaaactgtcacaagatacgcccgtttgaaggttttggacactatgctaaatgcttgaaatgcactaagtgacctagattttgacccggcatgacccatacttaaacttgatctagatatcatttagacacaacttctgaccaaatttggtgaagattggatgaaaactacttcaattagaaagcagacaccatgctaaatccttgaaatgcactaagtgacccagtgacctagtttttgacccggcatgacccatattcgaacttgacttagatattgtctaggtacaacttctgaccaaattttgtgaagatcaaatgaaaatttctttaataagagagtggacaccatgctaattgcttgaaatgcactaagtgacctcctgacctagtttttgacccggcatgacccatatttgaacttgatctagatatcatttagacacaacttttgaccaaatttgttgaagatcggatgaaaactacttcaatttgagtggggacaccatgctaaatccgtgaaatacactaagtgaccctgtgaccttgtttttgaaaCAGCATCACTCGTATTTGatcttgacctaaatattgtctagatacaatttctgaccaaatttggtgaagataggatgaaaactacttcaatgagagagcggacaccatgctaaatgcttaaaatgcacttagtaacctcttgacctagtttttgacctggcataacccatatttgaacttgacctggatattattTAGacgcaacttctgaccaaatttggtgaacataggatgaaaactacttcaattagagagcggaaaccatgctaaatccttgaaatgcactaagtgaccctgtgacctagttttttacccggcttgacccatattcgaacttgacctagatatttctatatacaacttctgaccaagtttggtaaagattggatgaaaactatttgaattagagagcggacactgctgtggacgccgccgcccACGCGCCCTGCCGCCAAGGgtaaaactataatacgtcctgttTAGTTTTAAACTTGCGTATAAAAAGATACAATTTTTACCAATCCAAAGGACCCCCAACCCATttcaaaaatgttgaaaaaaagacAGCTTACACAGGCAAAGGTAAAGAAAGTGCTCCAGTCTTTCAGCGTGGAGTCTGTGATGCTGTTGAGAGCCGAGCGGAGAAGTGGCAGCAGCCAGGACCACAGTGACACAGTCTGAAACAAGCAAGATGTGCGAAAACTGGTCTAATgacatatgcagccagcatagctccagaccagcctgtgaaGTCTctgtctggtcaagagctaccctgCCGCTGATGAGGCCACGAAACCTTTACTTCATTGCGGacagggcagctcctgaccagattgcgcGTACAggattgtccctgataagcctgtacagactacatACTTAtcgcttttatggtaatttttgtttaaaggaagaatTTTCTTTGCTAAAATCAATTTAAAGATGAAAGTgttgtgtggactacacaggctaatcttggacaacactttacccacatacattaagcccagttttctaagaatgaGGCTTATATTCagggtaaaaaaatgaaaactgtatGGTATACAATTTTTCTATAAGATAATAATTGATTCACATCTTAAGGTAACAGACGTTTAGCTCAAAGGTTTGTTAAAAGTTTTAATCAACTGAACCCTGCAAGTTCGAACACGAAATCAACCAGACAGATCGTACCCACAAAGTGATATGACAAGTGCTTGGAGCCCAAGATGAGACCAGACAGGATCTCCATGGCACACCAGTGGCTGGTCTTGCGCTTGTGTGTTCAGTGTCATCCCAGCatttgcctgtgcagtgtgcacaggctaatcagggacgacattttccgcctaaagtTAATTTTCTTTacatgaaaaattccataaaagcaaaaagtattgcccctaattagcctgtactgactgcacaggataatttggggacactttacacacatacattaagcccagtttacccagaacaagGCTATAAAATTAATTCAATTCTTAAATTAGCAGACAATTAGCTCCAATTATTGTTAAAAGTTTAAAACCATCCTGGATCCTGCACATTCAACAATTCTAACCAGTACCCACCGATTCATATGACCAGTGCTTAGAGCCCAATATGAGGCCAGACATGATCTCCATGGCACACCGGTGGCTGGTCTCATGCTTGTCGTGACTCATGTCACTGATCAGCCGTTCTATGTGGGGCTTCAACGGGGCAAGCACGCAGTCCCCGTAGTTACGGAACAGGCCCTGAAACAATAAAGAGTAACCATAGTTAAGGAACAGGCaatgaaacaatatgcactaacCATAGTTAAGGAACAGGCCCTGAAACAACATGACAGACGTTGTATACATATTTGGGAAATACGGTTAAATGTAAGTGcgtagtgttgtccaagattagcctatgcagtatgcacaggctaatcagggacgacactttccgcttgtatggaatgttttgtttaaaggaggtccCTTACTaagaaaaatacactttaagCTAAAAGGGTTATCCCTGCTTTAGTCTCAGCTATATCACACAAAGTCTGAGCTATACTGCATACCTTAAAGAGGATCATTCTCATATGGTTGAACTGATCCTTGCCCTTGTTCTCCTCCAGGGTCAGGAAGTCTATCAGCTTGGCCACATACTCGGGGCTGCTGAAGGCATCATAGATAACCCTCTCACTGTCTGACATCTCCTCACGTGGGCGGTTCAACTTGGGCTGCTCACTGTGGGCTGCATAGGTCTCTAGCTGACTGCAAAACACAAgccaggggtgtgatttaagCACAACCTTAGGGAAGGAAATGTCATAACCTCCTTACAGAGTTCAACTCAACTCTTTCCTTCTATACAGATCCAGCAAAGTTAATAACTTTTTGTAATATCAGTTTGAAATTGAAAGGGAGTAAATTATCTGGAGGATAAATCATACCACTGCACAAATACAGGAAATGGTAATCTATGCATCATTTTGTCAGCAGAAAACATCGGATTTCTAA of Dreissena polymorpha isolate Duluth1 chromosome 15, UMN_Dpol_1.0, whole genome shotgun sequence contains these proteins:
- the LOC127859588 gene encoding proteasome activator complex subunit 4-like, whose protein sequence is MGLCRMYYSLVDRLVSLVTAGNLTWKFCHIGLDLINLLQRHDVPAPPSIVELMTQSCIHESLYRRKISVVSLMSILRQYKRPTKKVLVDPVKKASKHIPTLGPNTDPGLRPGFRADNAWHQYNVREIPDSAEKWEQQVVVEKTHWGHYTWPNQLETYAAHSEQPKLNRPREEMSDSERVIYDAFSSPEYVAKLIDFLTLEENKGKDQFNHMRMILFKGLFRNYGDCVLAPLKPHIERLISDMSHDKHETSHRCAMEIMSGLILGSKHWSYESTVSLWSWLLPLLRSALNSITDSTLKDWSTFFTFACESRDPRKLYWFYELLLDNPLNGEGGSFSDASRLCMLQNALLQQE